The following coding sequences lie in one Monomorium pharaonis isolate MP-MQ-018 chromosome 1, ASM1337386v2, whole genome shotgun sequence genomic window:
- the LOC105840223 gene encoding uncharacterized protein LOC105840223 — protein sequence MYSTLAERQSDTFDDGNAKRKNSDCANKENTKRKQTFNNVNAPTLLAYWRDDTR from the exons ATGTACTCTACGTTGGCGGAACGACAATCCGATACGTTCGACGATGGTAATGCGAAACGAAAGAATTCAGATTGCGCGAATAAGGAAAATACGAAGAGAAAACAAAC ATTCAACAATGTCAACGCGCCGACCCTCCTCGCATATTGGCGGGACGATACACGTTGA